One window from the genome of Candidatus Didemnitutus sp. encodes:
- a CDS encoding ABC transporter permease subunit, translating to MLRFVLRRLLQTIPVIFFIITATFFMVRFVPGGPFTAEKAIPPEILKNLEAHYGLDQPLWRQYLTYLGKLAHGDLGPSFKYTNRTVNEIIADKLPVSLELGAWALLIALALGLPLGVVAAVKRNTFLDYLCSGVGMIGICVPTFVLGPILALSLGIYLHWFNVSGWYGPTDRILPGVTLGFVYAAYIMRLTRGGMLEVLHQDFIRTARAKGATESRIIFKHALRGGLLPVVSFLGPAIAGILTGSFVIETIFQIPGLGREFVNSAFNRDYTLVLGTVILYGALLVVMNLVVDIAQVWLNPKLKFE from the coding sequence ATGCTCCGCTTCGTCCTCCGCCGCCTGCTGCAGACGATTCCCGTGATCTTCTTCATCATCACGGCGACGTTCTTCATGGTGCGCTTCGTGCCCGGCGGGCCGTTCACTGCGGAGAAGGCGATCCCACCGGAGATTCTGAAAAATCTCGAGGCGCACTACGGCCTCGATCAGCCGCTCTGGCGCCAATACCTCACCTACCTCGGCAAGCTCGCGCACGGCGACCTCGGCCCGTCGTTCAAATACACCAACCGCACGGTCAACGAGATCATCGCCGACAAACTCCCCGTCTCGCTCGAACTCGGCGCCTGGGCGCTGCTCATCGCACTGGCGCTCGGTCTGCCGCTCGGGGTCGTCGCGGCGGTGAAGCGCAACACGTTTTTGGACTATCTGTGCAGCGGCGTCGGGATGATTGGGATCTGCGTGCCCACTTTTGTGCTGGGTCCGATCCTGGCACTCTCGCTCGGCATCTACCTTCACTGGTTCAACGTCTCGGGCTGGTATGGTCCGACCGACCGGATCCTGCCGGGCGTGACGCTCGGTTTCGTCTACGCCGCCTACATCATGCGGCTCACGCGTGGCGGCATGCTCGAAGTGCTGCATCAGGACTTCATCCGCACCGCCCGCGCCAAGGGCGCGACCGAGTCGCGCATCATCTTCAAACACGCCCTGCGCGGCGGCCTGTTGCCCGTCGTCTCGTTTCTCGGACCAGCCATTGCCGGCATCCTCACCGGCTCCTTCGTCATTGAGACGATCTTCCAGATCCCCGGCCTCGGTCGCGAATTCGTGAACAGCGCCTTCAACCGCGACTACACCCTCGTGCTCGGCACCGTCATCCTCTACGGCGCGCTGCTGGTCGTGATGAACCTGGTCGTCGACATCGCGCAGGTCTGGCTCAACCCGAAGCTGAAATTCGAATGA
- a CDS encoding M28 family peptidase, whose translation MTISALLACTSALAAETPAPSAERILARTKVLASDEFEGRAPGTPGEDKTVAYLTTEFQKLGLSPGNPDGTYVQEVRTTGLTSKSALTFTAGGQTLAPQVGLDFIALSRRRQAQVELKDSEIVFVGYGITAPEFGWDDFKGVDVRGKTVVMLINDPPITDPKTGQLDDAVFGGKAMTYYGRWTYKFESASARGAAAVLIVHETGPAGYPFAVIAAGSGRETFDVGSDAASEQRVAVEGWITLDTARRLFAAAGQDYAALKAAAAHRDFRPVPLAARAQISVANTVRSVSSRNVVALLPGSDPQLRDQFVVYSAHWDAYGRNPALTGDQILNGAADNAISVAMMLEIAQVAAALPAAERPRRSLLFFAPTYEEKGILGSQFYARNPLHPLARTVANLNIEPLDGNLAYGPTRDMEVVGRNPSTLDDYAAAIAREQGRVLRPDSEPEKGYYYRSDHFEFAKVGVPAFFVRSGVDFLDAPAGTGEKLRLNYLVNDYHKVSDEVRPDWTCRGAAADAKFLLALGLKVANTDAIPEWKPGTEFKAVRDASLAAAAQP comes from the coding sequence ATGACGATCAGCGCACTGCTCGCTTGCACGAGCGCCCTCGCCGCTGAGACGCCCGCGCCGTCCGCCGAACGCATCCTCGCGCGCACCAAGGTGCTCGCGTCCGACGAATTCGAGGGCCGCGCCCCCGGCACGCCGGGCGAGGACAAGACCGTCGCCTACCTCACGACCGAGTTCCAGAAGCTCGGCCTCTCGCCCGGCAACCCCGACGGCACCTACGTGCAGGAGGTCCGGACCACCGGCCTCACCTCGAAGTCCGCGCTGACCTTCACCGCCGGCGGCCAGACGCTCGCGCCGCAGGTCGGCCTCGACTTCATCGCGCTCTCCCGCCGCCGCCAGGCACAGGTCGAGCTGAAGGACAGCGAGATCGTCTTCGTCGGCTACGGCATCACCGCGCCGGAATTCGGTTGGGACGACTTCAAGGGCGTCGACGTCCGCGGCAAGACCGTCGTCATGCTGATCAACGACCCGCCGATCACCGACCCGAAGACCGGCCAGCTCGACGACGCGGTCTTCGGCGGCAAGGCCATGACCTACTACGGGCGCTGGACCTACAAGTTCGAGAGCGCCTCCGCCCGTGGCGCCGCCGCCGTCCTCATCGTGCACGAGACTGGCCCGGCCGGTTATCCGTTCGCCGTCATCGCCGCCGGCTCCGGCCGCGAAACCTTCGACGTCGGCTCCGACGCCGCCAGCGAGCAGCGCGTCGCCGTCGAAGGCTGGATCACGCTCGACACCGCGCGCCGCCTCTTCGCCGCCGCCGGCCAGGATTACGCCGCGCTGAAAGCCGCCGCCGCGCACCGCGATTTCCGCCCCGTGCCCCTCGCCGCCCGCGCGCAAATCTCCGTCGCCAACACCGTGCGCAGCGTCAGCTCGCGCAACGTCGTCGCCCTGCTCCCCGGCTCCGACCCGCAGCTGCGCGACCAGTTCGTCGTCTACTCCGCGCACTGGGACGCCTACGGGCGCAACCCCGCGCTCACCGGCGACCAGATCCTCAACGGCGCGGCCGACAACGCCATCTCCGTCGCGATGATGCTCGAGATCGCGCAGGTCGCCGCCGCGCTGCCCGCCGCCGAGCGTCCGCGCCGCTCCCTGCTCTTCTTCGCCCCGACCTACGAGGAAAAGGGCATCCTTGGCTCGCAATTCTACGCGCGCAACCCGCTCCACCCGCTCGCGCGCACCGTCGCCAACCTCAACATCGAGCCGCTCGACGGCAACCTCGCCTACGGCCCGACGCGCGACATGGAGGTGGTCGGCCGCAACCCGTCCACGCTCGACGACTACGCCGCCGCCATCGCCCGCGAGCAGGGCCGCGTGCTGCGCCCCGACTCCGAACCGGAGAAGGGTTACTATTACCGCAGCGACCACTTCGAGTTCGCCAAGGTCGGCGTGCCCGCGTTCTTCGTCCGCTCGGGCGTCGACTTCCTCGACGCCCCCGCCGGCACCGGCGAGAAGCTGCGCCTGAACTACCTCGTGAACGACTACCACAAGGTCAGCGACGAAGTCCGCCCCGACTGGACCTGCCGCGGCGCCGCGGCCGACGCCAAGTTCCTCCTCGCCCTCGGCCTCAAGGTCGCCAACACCGATGCCATCCCTGAGTGGAAGCCCGGCACGGAATTCAAGGCCGTGCGCGACGCTTCGCTCGCCGCCGCCGCCCAACCCTGA
- a CDS encoding transposase, translating to MATDSTRRLHHAIPPWVAGGAIIHIRIRVDSEWARHQSLVAREVARRLLDSVANYHRRGSWYCHLFLLMPDHTHALIAFPSDRPMSQVISAWKSWHARHTAIAWQDNYFDHRIRNDAEFELKATYIRHNPIVKGLCQRAEDWPWVVDANSLAAPSGTPAPT from the coding sequence ATGGCCACCGACTCCACCCGCCGCCTGCACCACGCGATTCCGCCGTGGGTCGCAGGCGGTGCCATTATCCACATCCGCATCCGCGTGGACTCGGAGTGGGCGCGGCATCAGTCGCTGGTCGCACGCGAGGTCGCCCGGCGCCTGCTCGATTCCGTCGCGAACTATCACCGCCGGGGTTCGTGGTATTGCCACTTGTTCCTGTTGATGCCCGATCACACCCATGCGCTCATCGCATTCCCATCCGATCGGCCGATGAGTCAGGTCATCAGCGCGTGGAAATCCTGGCACGCGCGCCACACCGCGATCGCCTGGCAAGACAACTACTTCGATCACCGTATCCGCAACGACGCCGAGTTCGAACTGAAAGCCACTTACATCCGGCACAACCCCATCGTGAAAGGCCTTTGCCAACGCGCGGAAGATTGGCCGTGGGTCGTGGACGCGAACTCCCTCGCGGCACCGTCGGGGACGCCGGCGCCCACCTGA
- a CDS encoding peptide ABC transporter substrate-binding protein, translating to MCRSRREAAVGRGFRSAPHALAARRSALRRPSSVLRLLSSALCALALCATWSGCRRDAPAPTEQLLRISQRNEPATLDPHLATLPDEFFLIRALTEGLVVPNPAGGTPLPGVAERWETSADGLTWTFHLRADARWSNGDPVTAADFVYSFRRALTPALGAPKAQLFFVLKNAAAFYRGQLADPAQLGLAAPDARTLVLTLEQPAPHLLALAASGPWLPVHPASIEHFGGATARNATWTEPGRYVGNGPFVLAEWRKAQHLLVTRNPHFHAADRIKLTAVRYQIYDSGDTEERAFRAGQVDITMAVPFTKLEHYASPVLRRQPLHETRYFALNTTRPPLDDARIRRALALALDRDAIVRNVLRGAQRPALSFIPPDLGGYTGAAQLTPDPAAARALLAAAGFPDGKGFPKLELAAWNVNPAILEAAQQMWRRELGIETSIVQREGKVHMAAVIAGDFAIALMPAIPDYDDASALFDELTTGAPGNFPRWSDARYDELVRNARRETDRAHRTELYRAAEHRLLDQLPIVPFYFNSQDYLVAPRVSGWCQDALWNRFYEDVTVSPEISR from the coding sequence ATGTGTCGCTCACGCCGTGAAGCCGCGGTAGGGCGCGGATTCCGTTCCGCGCCGCATGCCCTCGCGGCGCGTCGGTCCGCCCTCCGCCGTCCGTCCTCGGTTCTCCGTCTCCTGTCCTCCGCCCTCTGCGCTCTCGCACTCTGCGCAACGTGGTCCGGATGCCGCCGCGACGCGCCCGCTCCGACCGAGCAACTTCTCCGCATTTCCCAGCGCAACGAGCCCGCGACGCTCGACCCGCACCTCGCCACGCTGCCCGACGAATTCTTCCTCATCCGCGCGCTCACCGAAGGCCTCGTCGTGCCCAACCCCGCCGGCGGCACGCCGCTCCCCGGCGTCGCCGAGCGCTGGGAAACCTCTGCCGACGGTCTTACGTGGACTTTCCACCTTCGCGCCGATGCGCGCTGGTCCAACGGCGATCCCGTCACCGCCGCAGATTTCGTTTACTCCTTCCGTCGCGCGCTCACGCCCGCGCTCGGCGCGCCGAAGGCGCAGCTCTTCTTCGTGCTGAAAAACGCCGCCGCTTTCTACCGCGGACAGCTCGCCGACCCCGCGCAACTCGGCCTCGCCGCGCCCGACGCCCGCACCCTCGTCCTCACGCTCGAGCAACCCGCGCCGCACCTCCTCGCCCTCGCCGCCAGCGGCCCGTGGCTGCCCGTGCACCCGGCGAGCATCGAGCACTTCGGCGGCGCCACCGCGCGCAACGCCACATGGACCGAGCCCGGCCGCTACGTCGGCAACGGCCCCTTCGTCCTCGCCGAATGGCGCAAAGCCCAACACCTCCTCGTCACGCGCAATCCGCATTTCCACGCCGCCGACCGCATCAAACTCACCGCCGTGCGCTACCAGATCTACGACAGCGGCGACACCGAGGAGCGCGCCTTCCGCGCCGGCCAGGTCGACATCACGATGGCCGTGCCGTTCACGAAGCTCGAGCACTACGCGTCGCCGGTGCTCCGCCGCCAGCCGCTGCACGAGACGCGCTATTTCGCGCTCAACACCACGCGCCCGCCGCTCGACGACGCCCGCATCCGCCGCGCCCTCGCCCTCGCCCTCGATCGCGACGCCATCGTGCGCAACGTCCTCCGCGGCGCGCAGCGTCCCGCCCTGAGTTTCATCCCGCCCGACCTCGGCGGCTACACCGGTGCCGCGCAACTCACCCCCGATCCTGCCGCCGCCCGCGCGCTGCTTGCCGCGGCCGGCTTCCCTGACGGCAAAGGCTTCCCCAAGCTCGAGCTCGCCGCGTGGAATGTGAACCCCGCCATCCTCGAAGCCGCGCAACAGATGTGGCGCCGCGAGCTCGGCATCGAGACCTCCATCGTTCAACGCGAAGGCAAAGTCCACATGGCTGCCGTCATCGCCGGTGACTTCGCCATCGCCCTCATGCCCGCGATTCCCGACTACGACGACGCTAGCGCACTCTTCGACGAACTCACCACCGGCGCGCCGGGCAACTTCCCGCGCTGGAGCGACGCACGCTACGACGAACTCGTCCGCAACGCTCGCCGCGAAACCGACCGTGCTCATCGCACTGAGCTTTATCGCGCCGCTGAACACCGCTTACTCGACCAGTTGCCCATCGTGCCGTTTTATTTCAATTCCCAGGATTACCTCGTAGCCCCTCGCGTCTCCGGCTGGTGCCAGGACGCGCTCTGGAACCGCTTCTATGAAGACGTCACCGTCTCGCCCGAAATCTCACGCTAG
- a CDS encoding peptide ABC transporter substrate-binding protein, whose amino-acid sequence MPTQHFPVATVDDRRLASLRRSQTAATEILRALSCLFVCFVGLSLVSCAKRETPVQIGNRTGTLHMSIGAEPSDLDPHVVTGVGEAKVIHSLFEPLVSYDPKTLKPVPALAERWEISADGLTYTFHLRAAAKWSNGEPITAQDCVESWKRILTPTLAADYAYMLYMVRGAEEFNKGKANFSAVGLAAPDARTLVVHLTAPAPYFLQVLLNSPWRPVNVRAIAAVGDAYHRGTAWATPQHIVTSGPFHLKEWTSHQRLVVEKSATYWDREHVKLNAIVFYPTDSVDAEERMFRAGQLHLTYNLSLSKLASYRQSMPEALRIDPYLSTFFFRANTRKPPLDNALVRRALSLAIDRTLIVEKVLRGGQRPAPSLVPPETPDYPVPALPPRDLATAQKLLADAGYPGGKGFPPIEIIYDNSEILRLVVEAIQEMWRRDLGIEVQLLNQEHKVVFANRRAGTYQLLLSEWVGDYLDATTFLDLWRSDAGNNHTGWANADYDALMNRAMTEQDVAARAKLLQQAELLMLESSPCIPVYFNTHVYLCAPSVKDWLPNPMDHMDYRHVSLTP is encoded by the coding sequence ATGCCCACGCAGCACTTTCCGGTAGCGACGGTCGATGACCGCCGACTCGCTTCCCTTCGGCGGTCACAAACCGCCGCTACAGAAATTCTCCGCGCCCTTTCGTGTCTTTTCGTGTGTTTCGTGGGCCTCTCTCTGGTGTCCTGCGCGAAACGCGAGACGCCCGTCCAAATCGGCAACCGCACCGGCACGCTGCACATGAGCATCGGCGCCGAGCCGAGCGACCTCGACCCGCACGTCGTCACCGGCGTCGGCGAGGCCAAGGTCATCCACTCGCTCTTCGAGCCGCTCGTCAGCTACGATCCGAAGACCCTCAAGCCCGTCCCCGCGCTCGCCGAGCGCTGGGAAATCTCCGCCGACGGCCTGACCTACACCTTCCACCTCCGCGCCGCCGCCAAGTGGTCCAACGGCGAGCCCATCACCGCGCAGGACTGCGTCGAGTCGTGGAAGCGCATCCTCACGCCGACGCTCGCCGCCGATTACGCCTACATGCTCTACATGGTCCGCGGCGCCGAGGAGTTCAACAAGGGCAAGGCCAACTTCTCCGCCGTTGGTCTCGCCGCACCCGACGCGCGCACGCTCGTCGTCCACCTCACCGCGCCCGCGCCGTATTTTCTCCAGGTGCTGCTCAACTCGCCGTGGCGCCCGGTCAACGTCCGCGCCATCGCCGCCGTCGGCGACGCCTACCACCGCGGCACCGCGTGGGCCACGCCGCAGCACATCGTCACGAGCGGCCCGTTTCACCTGAAGGAGTGGACTTCGCACCAGCGCCTCGTCGTCGAAAAATCCGCGACCTACTGGGACCGCGAGCACGTGAAGCTCAACGCCATCGTTTTCTACCCCACCGACAGCGTCGACGCCGAGGAGCGCATGTTTCGTGCCGGTCAGCTCCACCTCACCTACAACCTCTCGCTCTCGAAGCTCGCCAGCTACCGCCAGTCGATGCCCGAGGCGCTCCGCATCGATCCTTATCTCAGCACGTTCTTTTTCCGCGCCAACACCCGCAAGCCTCCGCTCGATAACGCGCTCGTCCGCCGCGCCCTCTCGCTCGCCATCGACCGCACGCTCATCGTCGAAAAAGTCCTCCGTGGCGGCCAGCGTCCCGCGCCATCGCTCGTGCCGCCCGAGACGCCCGACTACCCCGTGCCCGCGCTCCCGCCGCGCGACCTCGCGACCGCCCAAAAACTCCTCGCCGACGCCGGCTATCCCGGCGGCAAAGGCTTCCCACCGATCGAGATCATCTACGACAATTCCGAAATCCTCCGCCTCGTCGTCGAAGCCATTCAGGAAATGTGGCGCCGCGACCTCGGCATCGAGGTCCAGCTCCTGAACCAGGAGCACAAAGTCGTTTTCGCCAACCGCCGCGCCGGCACCTACCAGCTCCTCCTCAGCGAATGGGTCGGCGACTACCTCGACGCCACCACCTTCCTCGACCTCTGGCGCAGCGACGCCGGCAACAACCACACCGGCTGGGCCAACGCCGACTACGACGCCCTCATGAACCGCGCGATGACCGAGCAGGACGTCGCCGCCCGTGCCAAGCTCCTCCAGCAAGCCGAGCTCCTCATGCTGGAAAGCTCGCCGTGCATTCCGGTCTATTTCAACACGCACGTCTATCTGTGCGCGCCGTCGGTGAAGGACTGGTTGCCAAATCCGATGGATCACATGGATTACCGGCATGTGTCGCTCACGCCGTGA
- a CDS encoding MFS transporter: MPSPVANFLGKFTVLNGASRELWLTFAIKLLNFAAYTVTNLTLKRWLSTEFGYTDQQALGIVALWSISMTCVTLLVGALTDAIGLRKTFFLGIWTCVIARAVMAFAPTPWFAIGFGLFPLAIGEALGTPVLVAATRKYSTTAQRSISFSGAYMMLNVGSFIASFLFDAVRQGLGEHGHMTLPVLGTTLTTYRTLFLVSLGLEVLMLPLVWLMRPGVEVTDDGVKVVPVAARKTSGSILKDFFATIAGSAQETVRIFRELFRHAGFYRLIAFLLLIAFLKLIFMQMYYVFPEFGIRVLGDGAPVGRLWAINALLIVFLSPIVGALTQRFPAYGMVTVGGIISAASVFLMALPPAWFRPLADGPFGQWLGHSYLGVQGDIHPYYVMIAIYVIVLSVGEAFYSPRVYEYASAIAPKGHEASYASLSYVPFLLAKLLIGTFSGVLLARYCPAVGERQPETMWLFVALTASIAPVGLVLLRRVIRVREAGRES, from the coding sequence GTGCCATCGCCCGTAGCCAATTTTCTCGGCAAGTTCACCGTGTTGAACGGCGCGTCGCGCGAACTCTGGCTGACGTTCGCCATCAAGCTGCTGAATTTCGCGGCCTACACGGTCACCAACCTGACGCTCAAGCGTTGGCTCTCGACGGAGTTCGGCTACACCGACCAGCAGGCGCTCGGGATCGTGGCGCTGTGGTCGATCTCGATGACCTGCGTCACGCTCCTGGTCGGCGCGCTGACGGATGCGATCGGCCTGCGAAAGACTTTCTTCCTCGGCATCTGGACCTGCGTGATCGCGCGGGCCGTGATGGCGTTTGCGCCGACGCCGTGGTTTGCGATCGGTTTCGGGTTGTTTCCCCTCGCCATCGGCGAGGCGCTGGGCACGCCGGTGCTGGTCGCCGCCACGCGGAAATACTCCACCACGGCGCAGCGTTCGATTTCGTTTTCCGGCGCCTACATGATGCTCAACGTCGGCTCGTTCATCGCGTCGTTCCTATTCGACGCGGTGCGGCAAGGCCTGGGCGAACACGGCCACATGACGCTGCCGGTCCTCGGCACCACGCTGACGACTTATCGCACCTTGTTCCTCGTGAGTCTCGGCCTCGAGGTGCTGATGCTGCCGTTGGTGTGGCTGATGCGGCCGGGTGTCGAAGTCACCGACGACGGAGTGAAAGTCGTCCCCGTGGCGGCACGAAAAACATCGGGCAGCATCCTGAAGGATTTTTTCGCCACCATCGCCGGGAGTGCGCAGGAGACTGTCCGTATTTTCCGCGAACTCTTCCGTCACGCGGGTTTCTACCGGTTGATCGCCTTCCTGCTGCTGATCGCGTTCCTGAAACTGATCTTCATGCAGATGTATTATGTGTTCCCCGAGTTCGGCATCCGCGTGCTCGGGGATGGCGCGCCGGTCGGGCGGCTCTGGGCCATCAATGCCCTGCTCATCGTCTTTCTTTCGCCGATCGTGGGTGCGCTCACGCAGCGGTTTCCCGCCTATGGCATGGTGACGGTCGGCGGGATCATTTCCGCGGCGTCCGTCTTCCTGATGGCGTTGCCGCCGGCGTGGTTTCGGCCGCTGGCTGACGGCCCGTTCGGCCAGTGGCTGGGGCACAGCTACCTCGGGGTGCAGGGCGATATCCACCCGTATTACGTGATGATCGCGATCTACGTCATCGTTCTGTCCGTCGGCGAAGCGTTCTACTCGCCGCGCGTCTATGAATACGCTTCGGCCATCGCGCCCAAGGGGCACGAGGCTTCCTACGCCTCGTTGTCCTACGTCCCGTTCCTGCTCGCGAAGCTCCTGATCGGCACTTTCTCCGGCGTGTTGCTTGCGCGGTATTGTCCGGCGGTCGGCGAGCGCCAACCGGAAACCATGTGGTTGTTCGTGGCGCTCACGGCCTCGATCGCGCCGGTGGGGCTGGTGCTGTTGCGCAGGGTGATCCGAGTGCGCGAGGCCGGGCGGGAAAGCTGA
- a CDS encoding ABC transporter permease — MTSDAAASPHPAAPDNTGHSLGADAWHRLKKNRLAVFGGVTLLVLTVLCLAGPLFFNLSYQDQNLDLGATAPSAQHWLGTDTLGRDLLVRMLYGGRISLGVGLSATFVALTIGVLYGAAAGYHGGKVDAVLMRIVDILYALPFTVFVILLMVIFGRNIILLFVAIGAVEWLTMARIVRGQVMALKKMEFIEAARSLGYSNRRIVLRHLIPNILGPIIVYTTLTIPAVMLLEAFLSFLGLGVQPPMSSWGTLIKDGAEKMEEYWWLLVFPGGVFSLTLFSLNFLGDGLRDALDVRAAKD; from the coding sequence ATGACGTCCGACGCCGCCGCGTCACCGCATCCCGCCGCACCCGACAACACCGGCCACTCGCTCGGCGCGGACGCTTGGCACCGCCTGAAGAAGAACCGGCTCGCGGTCTTCGGCGGCGTGACGCTGCTCGTGCTCACCGTGCTCTGCCTCGCCGGGCCGTTATTCTTCAACCTCTCCTACCAGGACCAGAACCTCGACCTCGGCGCCACCGCGCCCTCCGCGCAGCACTGGCTCGGCACCGACACGCTCGGCCGCGACTTGCTCGTCCGCATGCTCTACGGTGGCCGCATTTCCCTCGGCGTCGGCCTGAGCGCCACGTTCGTCGCGCTGACGATCGGCGTGCTCTACGGCGCGGCGGCGGGCTACCACGGCGGCAAGGTCGACGCCGTGCTCATGCGCATCGTCGACATCCTCTACGCGCTGCCGTTCACGGTTTTTGTCATCCTGCTCATGGTGATCTTCGGCCGGAACATCATCCTGCTCTTCGTCGCGATCGGCGCCGTCGAGTGGCTCACGATGGCCCGCATCGTCCGCGGACAAGTTATGGCGTTGAAGAAAATGGAATTCATCGAAGCCGCCCGCTCGCTCGGCTACAGCAACCGCCGCATCGTCCTCCGCCACCTCATCCCGAACATTCTCGGTCCGATCATCGTCTACACGACGCTGACGATCCCCGCCGTGATGCTGCTCGAGGCGTTCCTCAGCTTCCTCGGTCTCGGTGTGCAACCGCCGATGAGTTCGTGGGGCACGCTGATCAAGGACGGCGCGGAGAAGATGGAGGAATACTGGTGGCTCCTCGTCTTCCCCGGCGGCGTGTTCTCGCTGACGCTCTTCTCGCTCAACTTCCTCGGCGACGGCCTGCGCGACGCGCTCGACGTGCGCGCCGCGAAGGACTGA
- a CDS encoding M28 family peptidase, with product MSLHRPVTFGLGLLLACASASAAEPQLHPASAARILERTKVLASDEFEGRSPGTPGEDKTVAYLVGEFQKMGLAPGNPEGGFLQNAPLVGITSAPTLSFTRDGVTLPMENINDFVGPSSRLVPHVETKDSDVVFVGYGVVAPEYGWDDYKGVDVRGKTVVMLVNDPPVTDPKTGELDPTIFGGKAMTYYGRWTYKYEIAAAKGAAACLIVHETGPAAYPFAVIIGSRSRENFEISALDKNMSHVAMEGWLTLDAARRLFASCGKDYEAAKKAAAGRDFHPIELGTKASFVIENQLRNVASRNVVAMLPGSDPKLKDEFVIYSAHWDHLGREPKLKGDQIFNGAADNAAGCAVLLEIAEIMAQLPPAQRPKRSILFLSVTAEEKGLLGSHYYAANPLYPLNKTLANINIDGANQFGPTSDMTTVGFGASTIDDVGIAVAKDMGRSMGPEAHPENGGYYRSDHFEFAKVGVPSYYPKNGRKYIGQPDDFAEKQVKDYIANRYHKVTDEVQPDWTFEGAAQDTAFLVEVGLRIANGDTWPQWRAGNEFKAKRDAMMQTKKHE from the coding sequence ATGTCCCTGCACCGCCCCGTGACTTTCGGCCTCGGCCTGCTTCTCGCCTGCGCGAGCGCATCCGCCGCCGAGCCGCAGCTCCATCCAGCCTCCGCCGCGCGCATCCTCGAGCGCACGAAGGTCCTCGCCTCCGACGAATTCGAGGGCCGCTCGCCCGGCACGCCGGGCGAGGACAAGACCGTCGCCTACCTCGTCGGCGAATTCCAGAAAATGGGCCTCGCCCCCGGCAACCCCGAGGGCGGCTTCCTCCAGAACGCCCCGCTCGTCGGCATCACCTCGGCACCCACGCTGTCGTTCACACGCGACGGCGTGACGCTCCCGATGGAGAACATCAACGACTTCGTCGGCCCGTCCTCGCGCCTCGTGCCGCACGTCGAGACGAAGGACAGCGATGTGGTCTTCGTCGGCTACGGCGTCGTCGCCCCGGAATACGGCTGGGACGACTACAAGGGCGTCGACGTCCGCGGCAAGACAGTCGTCATGCTCGTCAACGACCCGCCGGTCACCGACCCGAAGACGGGCGAGCTCGATCCGACGATTTTCGGCGGCAAGGCCATGACCTACTACGGCCGCTGGACCTACAAATACGAGATCGCCGCCGCCAAGGGCGCCGCCGCCTGCCTCATCGTCCACGAGACCGGCCCGGCCGCGTATCCCTTCGCCGTCATCATCGGCAGCCGCTCGCGCGAGAACTTCGAGATCAGCGCGCTCGACAAGAACATGAGCCACGTCGCGATGGAGGGCTGGCTCACGCTCGACGCCGCCCGCCGGCTCTTCGCCTCCTGCGGCAAGGACTACGAGGCCGCCAAGAAGGCCGCCGCCGGACGCGACTTCCACCCGATCGAGCTCGGCACCAAGGCCTCGTTCGTCATCGAGAACCAGCTCCGCAACGTCGCCTCGCGCAACGTCGTCGCGATGCTCCCCGGCTCCGACCCGAAGCTGAAGGACGAGTTCGTCATCTACTCCGCGCACTGGGACCACCTCGGCCGTGAGCCGAAGCTCAAGGGCGACCAGATCTTCAACGGCGCCGCGGACAACGCCGCCGGCTGCGCCGTCCTGCTCGAGATCGCCGAGATCATGGCGCAGCTCCCGCCCGCCCAGCGCCCGAAGCGCAGCATCCTCTTCCTCTCCGTCACCGCGGAGGAAAAGGGCCTGCTCGGCTCGCATTACTACGCGGCCAACCCGCTTTACCCGCTGAACAAGACGCTCGCGAACATCAACATCGACGGCGCGAACCAGTTCGGCCCGACCAGTGACATGACCACCGTCGGCTTCGGCGCGTCGACGATCGACGACGTCGGCATCGCCGTCGCGAAAGACATGGGCCGCTCAATGGGCCCCGAGGCGCACCCGGAGAACGGCGGCTACTACCGCAGCGACCACTTCGAATTCGCGAAGGTCGGCGTGCCCTCCTACTACCCGAAGAACGGCCGCAAATACATCGGCCAACCCGACGACTTCGCCGAGAAGCAGGTGAAGGACTACATCGCCAACCGCTACCACAAGGTCACGGACGAGGTGCAGCCCGACTGGACCTTCGAGGGCGCCGCGCAGGACACCGCCTTCCTCGTCGAGGTCGGCCTGCGCATCGCCAACGGCGACACCTGGCCGCAATGGCGCGCCGGCAACGAATTCAAGGCCAAGCGCGACGCGATGATGCAGACGAAGAAGCACGAGTAA